The following coding sequences are from one Nicotiana tomentosiformis chromosome 3, ASM39032v3, whole genome shotgun sequence window:
- the LOC104101365 gene encoding uncharacterized protein, with product MDWLYPKRRGPEWKQGWTNETLASVLVLPLPLLAIFAIVIFLLSLSQYNNYKEQLEQSRINLQLFFYLVPVFLIFLMRSSLLNGGFNFWGPSQPRHNNSVYKRSRAEFPWGVAILVVVLIVLVSYQSSFQSKWFPFSGSD from the coding sequence ATGGATTGGTTGTATCCCAAAAGAAGGGGTCCAGAATGGAAACAAGGTTGGACAAACGAGACACTAGCCTCAGTTTTAGTTCTACCGCTTCCATTGCTGGCCATATTTGCCATTGTTATTTTCTTGCTGTCATTGTCTCAATACAATAACTATAAAGAACAGTTGGAGCAATCTAGGATCAATTTGCAGCTATTTTTCTATCTAGTACCAGTCTTCTTGATCTTCCTCATGCGTTCAAGCTTGCTAAATGGGGGATTCAACTTCTGGGGTCCGTCGCAGCCTCGGCATAACAACTCCGTTTATAAAAGAAGCAGAGCAGAATTTCCATGGGGTGTCGCAATCTTGGTGGTGGTGCTTATAGTACTGGTTTCTTATCAGTCCTCATTTCAGTCCAAGTGGTTCCCTTTTAGTGGATCTGATTAG